A genomic segment from Treponema sp. Marseille-Q3903 encodes:
- a CDS encoding extracellular solute-binding protein has product MNAKKRVWSAVASVLVGSAVLLSLISCGGKGSKEDRSKTDFKVLAGMSALSAGYDKSVILNEMSGKAGVSIKWETLSDSVSEQVNIRIAGNELPDAFQGIGFSNYELSEYGHDGTFIDLTKYLTDEYMPNLSKILKKHPEIKSAITMSDGKIYGLPSGEQMGTAAIGADVNHSIFAIPQFSMINKAWLDKLGLDVPQTLDELYVCLKAFKDNDMSHTYYGNAAGSTIPMSTGFDQWCWGQNIFYAGFGFTNWINDVISDLVLNDNGKVDFVSTRDKYRQAVTYFSKWYKEGLIDPAMFSMKATQLISKCSNGYVGVSTWWYIEELMGPHSADYVFLPVLKGPDGTYNVTVRTGGGTTSGNLSITKACKNPAALLKFYDLWYEPENTMQLQYGPKDVFFTGKDENGLWLSITESEAKQKYGKGAGELKSTFEVAGPKLILADYYRTTFKMEDRAIERLTDLDNYWMKFVKSDITYPVDCVFTKNELDIIDTYKTDFENTVAEYEGKWLKDGGPTDAEWEAYKSMLKKNCGLDELIKVYQDAYDRYKKNL; this is encoded by the coding sequence ATGAACGCAAAGAAAAGAGTTTGGAGCGCAGTTGCTTCAGTCCTTGTAGGATCAGCTGTTTTGCTTTCGCTGATTTCATGTGGTGGAAAAGGTTCAAAAGAGGATCGCTCTAAAACAGACTTTAAAGTGTTGGCTGGAATGAGTGCTTTAAGTGCCGGCTATGACAAGAGCGTGATTCTTAATGAGATGTCTGGAAAAGCAGGAGTTAGCATTAAATGGGAAACGTTAAGCGATTCAGTTTCTGAACAGGTAAACATTCGTATTGCCGGAAATGAACTCCCAGATGCTTTCCAAGGAATTGGATTCAGCAACTATGAACTTTCTGAATATGGTCATGACGGTACCTTTATTGATTTGACAAAATATTTGACGGACGAATACATGCCAAACCTTTCTAAAATCTTAAAGAAACATCCGGAAATTAAGAGTGCTATTACAATGTCCGATGGAAAGATTTACGGACTTCCTTCGGGAGAGCAGATGGGAACTGCTGCTATTGGAGCAGATGTAAATCATTCAATTTTTGCGATACCGCAATTTTCTATGATTAATAAAGCATGGCTTGATAAGTTGGGACTTGATGTTCCTCAGACTTTGGATGAACTTTATGTTTGTCTTAAAGCCTTCAAAGACAACGATATGAGTCATACTTATTATGGAAATGCTGCAGGTTCAACTATTCCAATGAGCACAGGTTTTGACCAATGGTGCTGGGGTCAGAATATTTTCTATGCAGGCTTTGGTTTTACTAACTGGATTAATGATGTAATAAGTGACTTAGTCTTGAATGACAATGGAAAAGTAGATTTTGTTTCTACAAGAGATAAATATCGACAGGCAGTTACATACTTCAGCAAGTGGTATAAAGAAGGTTTAATTGATCCTGCAATGTTCAGTATGAAGGCTACTCAGCTTATTTCTAAATGTTCCAACGGTTATGTTGGTGTTTCCACGTGGTGGTATATTGAAGAATTGATGGGACCTCATTCTGCAGATTATGTTTTCCTTCCTGTTCTTAAGGGTCCAGATGGAACATATAATGTTACAGTTCGTACTGGTGGCGGGACAACAAGTGGAAATCTTTCTATAACAAAAGCCTGTAAAAATCCTGCTGCTTTGCTTAAGTTCTATGACTTGTGGTATGAACCGGAGAATACAATGCAGCTTCAGTATGGTCCAAAAGATGTTTTCTTTACTGGAAAAGATGAAAATGGTTTATGGCTTTCTATCACAGAATCAGAAGCAAAACAAAAATATGGAAAAGGAGCAGGAGAGCTTAAATCAACTTTTGAAGTTGCAGGTCCAAAGTTAATTCTTGCTGATTATTACAGAACAACTTTCAAGATGGAAGACCGTGCTATTGAACGTCTTACAGATTTGGATAATTACTGGATGAAGTTTGTTAAGAGCGATATAACTTACCCTGTAGACTGTGTTTTCACAAAAAATGAACTTGATATAATCGACACCTATAAAACTGATTTTGAGAATACTGTTGCTGAATATGAAGGAAAATGGCTTAAAGACGGGGGACCTACTGACGCAGAATGGGAAGCTTATAAATCTATGCTTAAGAAGAACTGTGGACTTGATGAGCTTATAAAGGTTTATCAAGATGCGTATGATAGATACAAGAAGAACTTGTAA
- a CDS encoding carbohydrate ABC transporter permease — protein sequence MKNKTDREFGYFVLAIMAVLVAVIVAYPLYYVLVASVSNPYDVYAGKTFIKPSGFTLKGYAAVFSDNGLFMGFVNSVKYTILGTAFSVAMLYLCAFPLSVKALPGRKIISIFFIITMYFGGGLIPTYLIVKSTGLINTTAAIIIPGGVAVGNMIIVRSFFENSMPKDLMEAAKIDGASYWRIFLQIIIPLSKPIMAVMLVYSMVAYWNDWFTALIYLPGQAKAPLPLVLRNILIKSSVSAAQASTISGGYAELNKLTEMIKFSSMIVAAIPMLVIYPFVQKYFEKGIMAGAVKG from the coding sequence ATGAAAAATAAAACAGATCGCGAATTTGGATATTTTGTGTTGGCTATTATGGCCGTCCTTGTTGCTGTGATTGTTGCCTATCCATTGTATTACGTACTGGTGGCATCTGTTTCTAATCCTTATGACGTATATGCCGGCAAGACCTTTATTAAGCCGAGCGGTTTTACATTAAAAGGTTATGCTGCGGTTTTTAGCGATAACGGACTTTTTATGGGATTCGTGAACAGTGTCAAATACACTATTTTAGGGACAGCTTTTTCTGTTGCCATGCTTTACCTTTGTGCCTTTCCATTGAGTGTAAAAGCTCTTCCCGGTAGAAAAATTATAAGCATTTTCTTCATTATAACCATGTATTTTGGAGGAGGATTAATTCCTACTTACCTTATTGTAAAGAGTACTGGCTTAATCAACACCACTGCCGCAATTATTATTCCTGGCGGAGTTGCAGTTGGAAACATGATTATTGTCCGCAGCTTTTTTGAAAACTCTATGCCTAAGGACTTAATGGAAGCTGCAAAAATAGATGGTGCATCTTACTGGAGAATTTTCTTGCAGATAATTATACCGCTCAGTAAGCCAATTATGGCTGTAATGTTGGTATATTCCATGGTTGCTTACTGGAACGACTGGTTTACAGCTTTAATCTATCTTCCGGGACAGGCAAAGGCTCCGCTTCCTCTTGTGTTACGCAATATTTTGATTAAAAGTTCAGTTAGTGCAGCTCAGGCAAGTACTATTTCTGGCGGGTATGCAGAGCTTAACAAGCTTACGGAAATGATAAAGTTTTCTTCAATGATTGTTGCAGCTATTCCAATGCTTGTTATCTATCCATTTGTACAAAAATATTTTGAAAAAGGAATTATGGCCGGCGCTGTTAAAGGCTAA
- a CDS encoding sugar ABC transporter permease encodes MKRKVIEYWQLYLMLFIPVIITFIYKYIPMYGIQIAFKDFKASKGITGSSWVAFKWFIRFFSSPNCIRMIKNTFLLSLYSLLWSFPIPIILALVLNQLKSNRMKTSVQTILYAPHFISTMIVCGMVRVFLDPAGGLVNLISGTNIDYLAEPNAFRTIYIASGIWQEAGWGIIIYNATLSGIDSALYEAAEIDGANVFKRIFHIDFPALLPTIVLMLIMSSGNLMNVGFEKAWLLQTDLNKVNSDVIPVYVYQQGIENAKYSYATAVGLFNTVVNIVLLLVVNKLAKKISSEISFV; translated from the coding sequence ATGAAAAGAAAAGTTATTGAATACTGGCAGTTGTATTTAATGCTGTTTATTCCTGTTATAATTACTTTTATCTACAAGTATATCCCAATGTATGGAATCCAGATTGCATTTAAGGATTTTAAAGCGAGTAAAGGGATTACAGGCAGTTCATGGGTTGCTTTCAAATGGTTTATCAGATTCTTTTCTTCTCCAAATTGTATCCGTATGATAAAAAACACTTTTCTCCTTAGCCTTTATAGCCTTTTATGGAGTTTCCCAATTCCAATCATTTTGGCTCTTGTTTTGAACCAACTAAAATCTAACAGAATGAAAACTTCAGTTCAGACTATTCTTTATGCCCCTCACTTTATTTCTACAATGATTGTATGCGGTATGGTCAGAGTTTTTTTAGATCCTGCCGGCGGGCTTGTAAATCTTATTTCCGGAACAAATATTGACTATCTGGCTGAACCAAATGCTTTCCGTACTATTTACATTGCATCTGGAATTTGGCAAGAGGCGGGCTGGGGAATCATTATTTATAATGCAACACTTTCTGGAATTGATTCAGCTCTTTATGAGGCTGCGGAAATAGATGGTGCAAATGTATTTAAGAGAATCTTTCACATCGACTTTCCGGCATTGCTTCCAACTATTGTTCTTATGTTAATTATGAGCTCGGGAAATCTTATGAATGTAGGATTTGAAAAAGCATGGCTTTTACAAACTGACTTAAATAAGGTAAACAGCGATGTAATTCCTGTTTATGTTTATCAACAGGGTATTGAAAATGCGAAATACAGTTATGCGACCGCAGTCGGTTTGTTTAACACTGTTGTAAATATTGTGCTGCTTTTAGTTGTAAACAAATTAGCTAAAAAGATTTCTTCAGAAATAAGTTTTGTATAA
- a CDS encoding LacI family DNA-binding transcriptional regulator, producing MKAKNSLPTMKDVAKEAGVALGTVSNVINNLPVGDEYKKRVDAAVKKLGYKINNYAKGLKSNKTNTVAFIIPNTIHPFYAILTNAINLALLQKGYKMFLCCTDFDRHQEQDFIEMVQRNRVDGIIGLTYNPELSVPSDIPFVSIDRVLSPDICCVSSDNFGGGSIAAHKLAELGCKRVAFLRTGSSLNNEPNKRRAGFENGCMECGLSYDLKIIGDEAPVDAFFDFLKEHYHNGKLDYDGLFCVTDILALKVIKMLKQLKLSVPEDVQVIGFDGIKSYIDGRYHCSTIVQSVEKIAQTSVSILLQDPSEIKYPIIYIPVEFGQGNTTSH from the coding sequence ATGAAAGCAAAGAACTCTTTACCCACAATGAAAGATGTCGCAAAGGAAGCTGGAGTTGCCTTAGGGACAGTCTCAAATGTTATCAACAATCTGCCGGTGGGAGATGAATATAAAAAAAGAGTAGATGCTGCCGTAAAAAAGCTTGGCTATAAAATAAACAATTATGCAAAAGGATTGAAATCTAATAAAACAAATACAGTTGCATTTATTATTCCAAACACAATACATCCATTTTACGCCATTCTGACAAATGCAATAAATTTGGCATTGCTCCAGAAAGGGTACAAAATGTTCCTATGCTGTACCGACTTTGACAGACATCAAGAACAGGATTTTATAGAAATGGTTCAAAGAAACAGAGTTGACGGTATTATAGGGCTTACCTATAACCCGGAACTTTCGGTTCCATCGGACATTCCATTTGTTTCCATAGACAGAGTTTTATCACCTGACATCTGTTGTGTTTCATCAGATAATTTTGGAGGAGGAAGCATTGCAGCCCATAAACTGGCAGAATTAGGATGTAAAAGAGTAGCTTTTCTGAGAACAGGCTCAAGCCTTAACAATGAGCCAAATAAAAGACGAGCAGGTTTTGAAAATGGATGTATGGAATGTGGACTGTCTTACGATCTTAAGATTATTGGGGACGAGGCACCTGTAGACGCTTTTTTTGATTTCTTAAAAGAACATTATCATAATGGAAAACTTGATTATGACGGACTTTTCTGTGTAACAGACATTCTGGCGCTTAAAGTTATCAAAATGCTCAAGCAGTTGAAACTTTCTGTTCCGGAAGATGTACAGGTAATAGGTTTTGATGGAATTAAATCTTATATAGATGGACGCTATCATTGTTCTACAATTGTGCAGTCTGTAGAAAAAATAGCTCAGACTTCAGTTTCAATCCTGCTACAAGACCCTTCAGAAATTAAATATCCTATTATTTATATTCCTGTCGAATTTGGGCAGGGGAACACCACATCCCATTAG